CGCCGTACCGGAGAGGACTCTCAGACTTTTTTCGGCTGACGGTGGATGGTAAATGTCAGCGCGACTCCTACAATCAGCAGGATGTCGGCGACGACAAAGGACAGCGTAAAACTGTCGGTCGCGGCCTGAATCATCTGAGATAAACGGCTTAAGACGAAGCCGCCGACGCCCCAGGCCGTAAAAAGAATGCCATAATTGACGCCAAAACTTTTTAAACCCCACAAATCTTTGGAAAACGAGGGAAAGAGTGACAGATTTGTGCCGTAATTAAAGCCGATCAGGGCGGACAGAAGCACCAGCAGGAATGCGCTCGACTGTTCCGCGCCTACGACAGGAATTGCCAGAAACATCAGCACAGCTTGAAAACCGAGCATCAGTGCGAGCGTGAGTCTGCGCCCGATTTTATCGGACAGGATGCCGGCGACAACTCTTCCCCCCGCATTGCCCATTGCCATTGTAGCCACCACCAGAAACGCTTGTTCTCCCATGCTCTTTTTGGCCATGCCGGCGACGCTTCCGATCACCATCAGTCCGGCCCCGGCCCCGATAAAATATATGATCCAGAGTATCCAGAATGCAGGTTGCTTCAGCATATACGCCGCGTTAAAATTATTGTCGGCTGCTGCTTGTTTCCCTTTTTGCTTTTTTGCAGATGTCTTTGAAACCCCTTCGGGAGTATAACCGGCCGGCGGATTTGTCAATAATAAGGCCAGAACGACCACCACGATCAAAAAGGCGATGCCAAAAAATTTCATCGTGCTCTGAAGTCCCCAGACGCCGATAAGATAGGTCGCCAGCGGCGCAATATACACGGAAGCCAGTCCGAAGCCCGAGACCACCAATCCGGCAATCAATCCGGTTTTTGAGGCCGGAAACCATTTGAGGGCCGGCGGAGTCGCAGAGGCGTAGCCAAATCCAATCCCCATGCCGGCCAGGACGCCAAATCCGAGCACCCAACTGAGATAATCAGTGGTCTGCGAAATCCAGATTATCCCGACCCCAACTAACACGCCTCCGATTAAGGCGGTGATTTTCGGGCCAAATATATCTTGCACTCTTCCTGCCAGGATCATTGAGAAGGCAAAGACCAGGCAGCAGACGGCATAGGGGTCGTTCACGGATGCCATATTCCATTGAAAATCGCCTCCTGTTTCAATCGAATTGATAATTTTCCCTTTAAAGATACTCCAGGTATACAAAATTCCCAGGGCAAGATTAATCCCAAGC
This window of the Chitinivibrionales bacterium genome carries:
- a CDS encoding MFS transporter encodes the protein MSNITQNKGWIVTMAGLGINLALGILYTWSIFKGKIINSIETGGDFQWNMASVNDPYAVCCLVFAFSMILAGRVQDIFGPKITALIGGVLVGVGIIWISQTTDYLSWVLGFGVLAGMGIGFGYASATPPALKWFPASKTGLIAGLVVSGFGLASVYIAPLATYLIGVWGLQSTMKFFGIAFLIVVVVLALLLTNPPAGYTPEGVSKTSAKKQKGKQAAADNNFNAAYMLKQPAFWILWIIYFIGAGAGLMVIGSVAGMAKKSMGEQAFLVVATMAMGNAGGRVVAGILSDKIGRRLTLALMLGFQAVLMFLAIPVVGAEQSSAFLLVLLSALIGFNYGTNLSLFPSFSKDLWGLKSFGVNYGILFTAWGVGGFVLSRLSQMIQAATDSFTLSFVVADILLIVGVALTFTIHRQPKKV